The following are encoded in a window of Spea bombifrons isolate aSpeBom1 chromosome 2, aSpeBom1.2.pri, whole genome shotgun sequence genomic DNA:
- the KCTD14 gene encoding BTB/POZ domain-containing protein KCTD14: MSVSNHKGAGKQVTSSLQSMSPIVQLNIGGFLYTTTLGTLKKCPGSKLYEMFSGQPKLRTDSEGRFFIDRDGRDFGYVLEYLRSSQLPTQRIPEVYREAVFYEIEPLVKKLEETPQIFGEQVGRKQFLARVPNYSENIEVMIRIARAEVVASRYSNVIVCIVRTEEDAAKCHDALNALDMDKESVVKFGPWKASPGITDLLDCIKADIEEKGYKVSYTAYDVNKGFRMKYYDFIYKFAFAWW; this comes from the exons ATGAGCGTCTCCAACCATAAGGGCGCCGGGAAGCAGGTGACCAGCAGCCTGCAGAGC atGTCGCCGATCGTGCAGCTCAATATCGGGGGCTTCCTCTACACGACGACTCTGGGGACCCTGAAGAAGTGTCCCGGCTCCAAGCTCTACGAAATGTTCAGCGGGCAGCCCAAGCTGCGCACGGACTCCGAGGGAAGGTTCTTCATCGACCGAGACGGCAGGGACTTCGGCTACGTCCTCGAGTACCTGCGCAGCAGCCAGCTGCCCACCCAGCGCATCCCGGAGGTGTACCGGGAGGCCGTCTTCTACGAGATCGAGCCTTTGGTGAAGAAGCTGGAAGAGACGCCGCAGATCTTCGGCGAGCAGGTCGGGAGGAAGCAGTTCCTGGCCCGGGTGCCCAACTACAGCGAGAACATCGAGGTGATGATCCGCATCGCCCGGGCCGAGGTCGTGGCGTCTCGGTACTCCAACGTCATCGTGTGCATCGTGAGGACGGAGGAGGACGCCGCCAAGTGTCACGACGCCCTGAACGCCCTCGATATGGACAAGGAGTCGGTGGTGAAGTTCGGCCCCTGGAAGGCCTCGCCGGGGATCACGGACCTCTTGGACTGCATCAAGGCGGACATCGAGGAGAAAGGCTATAAGGTGTCCTACACGGCTTACGACGTCAACAAAGGCTTCCGCATGAAGTATTATGACTTTATCTACAAGTTTGCGTTCGCTTGGTGGTGA
- the INTS4 gene encoding integrator complex subunit 4 isoform X1, with translation MAAHLKKRVYEEFTKVVQQQPVEEISAKKLRLTKPSKSAALHVDLCKAASPSDALQHLLHFARKPVEADSVEGVLRILLEHYYKENDTSVRLKIASLLGLLCRTSGFSPDCIVDDVINILQNEKSHQVLAQLLDTLLEIGLKLQDNVSHRVRLVDVAYKHLLDTSHGVRNKCLQLIGCLGIVDKIAPKEAETAAARDVQKVIGDYFNDQDPRVRTAAIKAMLQLHERGLKLQQATYSQACKLLSDDYEQVRSAAVQLVWVLSQNYPESIVPIPSSNEEIRLVDDAFGKVCHMVSDGSWVVRVQACKLLGSMQQVSPHFLEQTLDKKLMSDLRRKRTAHERAKELYSSGEFSSGRKWGDDAPKEELDSGAVNLIESGACGAFVHGLEDEMYEVRIAAVESLCLLARSSRPFAEKCLDFLVDMFNDEIEEVRLQSIHTMRKISDNITLREDQLDTVLAVLEDSSRDIREALHELLCCTNVSTKECIQLALVELLKNLSKYPTDRDSVWKCLRFLGSRHPTLVLSLVPELLSTHPFFDTPEPDMDDPAYIAVLVLIFNAAKTCPTMPALFSDHTFRHYAYLRDSLSHLVPPLNLPGVKWSWIPDLEKATPSEDASQQFLQHSLERVHSLQHLGSQGTQELLEYTIRDLQRIGELQYELAGMADFSATYLRCHLLLTKALNEKLWSLAAPLCLNQNPQTAAAVKQILEETYKMEFMYSGLESRQVAIIHHMRLQAKALQLLVTARTTRGVEPLFGMCEQFLQEVDFFQRSFISELPQMQESFVDKLLDLMPRLVNSKPLEMVKILQATLRQSSFLRLTLPEQIHKASANIIEPAEESDNPIRFTSGLVVAVDVDATLDHVQDPQSTVKVQVTYPDGQVQIIHPKPADFRNPGPGRHRLITQVYLSHTAWTEPCQIEVRLLLAYSATRGKASSGSAKSCGDGPETMPPADSTTEGTVHLSKPVRVYLMPKSARR, from the exons ATGGCGGCTCACCTGAAAAAACGCGTCTATGAGGAGTTCACTAAAGTGGTTCAG CAGCAGCCTGTCGAGGAGATCTCGGCGAAAAAGCTTCGGCTCACGAAACCGAGCAAATCCGCAGCCCTCCACGTGGATCTGTGCAAAGCGGCATCGCCGTCGGACGCCCTGCAGCACCTTCTGCACTTCGCACGCAAGCCGGTGGAGGCCGACAGCGTGGAGGGAGTGCTGAGGATCCTCCTGGAGCATTACTACAAG GAGAACGACACCTCTGTCAGGCTGAAGATCGCGTCGTTACTCGGCTTACTGTGCCGGACTTCCGGATTTTCCCCCGATTGCATTGTGGACGACGTGATCAATATTCTTCAGAATGAAA AATCCCACCAGGTCCTGGCCCAGCTGCTGGACACTTTGCTAGAGATCGGGTTAAAGCTGCAGGATAACGTCTCTCATCGCGTGCGGCTCGTTGAcgtggcctacaag CATCTTTTGGACACGTCTCATGGCGTCAGAAACAAATGCCTGCAGCTGATCGGATGCCTGGGAATCGTGGATAAAATTGCCCCGAAAGAGGCAGAAACTGCGGCGGCCAGAGACGTCCAGAAGGTTATTGGGGATTACTTCAACGACCAGGACCCCCGCGTCAGGACTGCGGCTATTAAAGCCATG TTGCAGCTGCACGAAAGAGGATTGAAGTTACAACAGGCGACCTATAGCCAG GCCTGTAAACTTTTGTCAGATGACTACGAACAAGTCCGAAGTGCCGCAGTACAGCTCGTCTGGGTCTTAAGCCAGAATTACCCAGAAAG CATCGTTCCCATCCCGTCCTCCAATGAGGAGATCCGCCTGGTCGACGACGCTTTCGGGAAGGTCTGCCATATGGTCAGCGACGGCTCCTGGGTGGTGCGAGTGCAGGCCTGCAAACTTCTG GGCTCTATGCAGCAGGTCAGTCCTCACTTCCTGGAGCAGACGCTGGATAAGAAGCTCATGTCAGACCTGAGG AGAAAGAGAACGGCTCACGAGCGCGCGAAGGAACTGTACAGCTCCGGGGAGTTCTCCAGCGGCAGAAAATGGGGCGATGACGCCCCCAAGGAGGAACTGGACAGCGGCGCGGTGAACCTCATCGAATCGGGCGCGTGCGGGGCGTTCGTTCACGGCTTGGAGGACGAGATGTACG AGGTGAGGATCGCCGCCGTGGAGTCGCTGTGTCTGCTGGCTCGCTCCTCTCGCCCCTTCGCCGAGAAGTGTCTGGACTTCCTGGTGGACATGTTTAACGATGAGATCGAAGAGGTCCGTCTGCAGTCCATCCACACCATGCGCAAGATATCCGATAACATCACTCTGCGGGAAGACCAGCTGGATACCGTGCTGGCCGTGCTGGAG GATTCCTCCCGAGACATCCGCGAAGCTCTGCATGAACTCCTGTGCTGCACCAACGTGTCCACCAAGGAGTGCATCCAGCTGGCCCTGGTGGAGCTTCTGAAGAACCTCTCCAAGTACCCGACGGACCGAGACTCCGTGTGGAA atgtcTGAGGTTCCTGGGCAGCCGGCATCCCACCCTCGTCCTGTCGCTGGTCCCCGAGCTGCTCAGCACCCACCCGTTCTTTGACACCCCCGAGCCCGATATGGATGATCCGGCCT ATATTGCTGTTCTGGTTTTGATTTTTAACGCTGCCAAGACCTGCCCCACCATGCCTGCGCTGTTCTCCGATCACACCTTCCGCCATTACGCGTACCTGCGAGACAGTCTCTCCCACCTCGTCCCGCCTCTCAAC TTGCCGGGTGTGAAATGGTCTTGGATACCGGATTTGGAGAAGGCGACCCCCAGCGAGGACGCGTCCCAGCAGTTCCTGCAGCACAGCCTGGAGCGCGTGCACAGCCTCCAGCACCTGGGCTCCCAGGGGACACAGGAGCTGCTCGAATACACCATCAG AGACCTGCAGAGGATCGGGGAGCTGCAGTACGAGCTGGCCGGAATGGCGGACTTCTCGGCCACGTACCTGCGCTGCCACTTGCTGCTGACCAAG GCTTTGAACGAGAAGCTGTGGAGCTTGGCGGCTCCtctctgtctgaaccagaatcCGCAGACAGCGGCCGCCGTGAAGCAG ATCCTTGAAGAAACCTACAAGATGGAGTTCATGTACAGCGGGCTGGAGAGCCGTCAGGTGGCCATAATCCACCACATGAGGCTGCAGGCCAAGGCGCTCCAGCTGCTAGTCACGGCCCGCACCACCCGAGG cGTGGAGCCGCTGTTCGGGATGTGCGAGCAGTTCCTGCAGGAAGTGGATTTTTTCCAAAG ATCGTTTATCTCTGAGCTCCCTCAGATGCAGGAGAGCTTCGTGGATAAGCTGCTGGATCTGATGCCCAGACTCGTCAACTCAAAGCCGctagaaatggttaaaatccTGCAGGCGACCCTGCGGCAAAGCAGCTTCCTGCGTCTGACTCTACCGGAGCAG ATCCACAAAGCGTCGGCCAACATTATAGAACCGGCTGAGGAGTCCGACAACCCGATCCGCTTCACCTCGGGCCTGGTGGTGGCTGTGGATGTCGATGCCACGCTGGACCACGTACAGGACCCGCAGAGCACCGTGAAAGTCCAG gtaaccTACCCAGACGGACAGGTCCAGATAATCCACCCTAAACCAGCGGACTTCCGGAATCCGGGGCCCGGGCGGCACCGGCTCATAACCCAGGTGTATCTTTCACATACGGCCTGGACAG AGCCCTGCCAGATCGAAGTGAGGCTCCTGCTCGCCTACAGCGCCACCCGCGGTAAAGCATCGAGTGGCTCGGCCAAATCGTGCGGCGACGGCCCGGAGACCATGCCCCCCGCCGACAGCACCACGGAGGGCACCGTCCACCTCAGCAAACCCGTCAGAGTCTACCTGATGCCCAAGTCGGCCAGGAGGTGA
- the NDUFC2 gene encoding NADH dehydrogenase [ubiquinone] 1 subunit C2, whose amino-acid sequence MVWLPDEAKCLPPPGLANRNSLWFGLVGYLTAITHNSICRYPALRAGVHRQVLFTTIGVFVGYYLTKKENYEHAKRDRELSEYVRQHPEDFQKPEKKTMAEVLEKFVPIR is encoded by the exons ATGGTTTGGCTGCCGGACGAGGCGAAGTGTCTGCCGCCCCCGGGGCTGGCTAACAGGAACTCGCTGTGGTTCGGCCTCGTGGGGTATCTGACCGCAATTACCCACAATTCAATCTGCCGGTACCCGGCCCTACGGGCAG GGGTGCATCGGCAGGTGCTTTTCACCACCATCGGTGTTTTCGTTGGGTACTATCTGACCAAGAAAGAGAACTACGAGCACGCCAAGCGAGACCGGGAGCTCTCCGAGTACGTGAGACAGCATCCAGAAGACTTCCAGAAACCAG aAAAGAAGACAATGGCTGAAGTATTGGAGAAATTTGTCCCGATCCGCTAG
- the AAMDC gene encoding mth938 domain-containing protein: protein MSSPEISKLSWGSMNVGGRQYKDCKVWPGGSRAWDWRETGTNHHPGVQPADLEEVVKKGVETLVIGRGMSEALQVPPATLEYVRGHGVDVRVLQTEKAVEEYNALAAQGLKVGGVFHSTC from the exons ATGTCTTCTCCTGAAATCTCCAAGCTGTCCTGGGGAAGCATGAACGTCGGCGGCCGCCAGTACAAGGACTGTAAGGTTTGGCCGGGAGGAAGCAGGGCGTGGGACTGGCGGGAAACCGGAACCAAC CATCATCCCGGCGTCCAACCCGCTGACCTGGAGGAGGTGGTAAAGAAAGGTGTGGAGACGCTGGTGATCGGCCGGGGGATGAGCGAGGCCCTGCAG GTCCCGCCGGCTACGCTGGAGTACGTCCGAGGCCACGGCGTCGATGTCAGGGTCCTCCAGACGGAGAAGGCGGTGGAAGAGTACAACGCACTGGCCGCGCAGGGTCTCAAAGTGGGTGGGGTCTTTCATTCCACCTGCTGA
- the INTS4 gene encoding integrator complex subunit 4 isoform X2 → MAAHLKKRVYEEFTKVVQQPVEEISAKKLRLTKPSKSAALHVDLCKAASPSDALQHLLHFARKPVEADSVEGVLRILLEHYYKENDTSVRLKIASLLGLLCRTSGFSPDCIVDDVINILQNEKSHQVLAQLLDTLLEIGLKLQDNVSHRVRLVDVAYKHLLDTSHGVRNKCLQLIGCLGIVDKIAPKEAETAAARDVQKVIGDYFNDQDPRVRTAAIKAMLQLHERGLKLQQATYSQACKLLSDDYEQVRSAAVQLVWVLSQNYPESIVPIPSSNEEIRLVDDAFGKVCHMVSDGSWVVRVQACKLLGSMQQVSPHFLEQTLDKKLMSDLRRKRTAHERAKELYSSGEFSSGRKWGDDAPKEELDSGAVNLIESGACGAFVHGLEDEMYEVRIAAVESLCLLARSSRPFAEKCLDFLVDMFNDEIEEVRLQSIHTMRKISDNITLREDQLDTVLAVLEDSSRDIREALHELLCCTNVSTKECIQLALVELLKNLSKYPTDRDSVWKCLRFLGSRHPTLVLSLVPELLSTHPFFDTPEPDMDDPAYIAVLVLIFNAAKTCPTMPALFSDHTFRHYAYLRDSLSHLVPPLNLPGVKWSWIPDLEKATPSEDASQQFLQHSLERVHSLQHLGSQGTQELLEYTIRDLQRIGELQYELAGMADFSATYLRCHLLLTKALNEKLWSLAAPLCLNQNPQTAAAVKQILEETYKMEFMYSGLESRQVAIIHHMRLQAKALQLLVTARTTRGVEPLFGMCEQFLQEVDFFQRSFISELPQMQESFVDKLLDLMPRLVNSKPLEMVKILQATLRQSSFLRLTLPEQIHKASANIIEPAEESDNPIRFTSGLVVAVDVDATLDHVQDPQSTVKVQVTYPDGQVQIIHPKPADFRNPGPGRHRLITQVYLSHTAWTEPCQIEVRLLLAYSATRGKASSGSAKSCGDGPETMPPADSTTEGTVHLSKPVRVYLMPKSARR, encoded by the exons ATGGCGGCTCACCTGAAAAAACGCGTCTATGAGGAGTTCACTAAAGTGGTTCAG CAGCCTGTCGAGGAGATCTCGGCGAAAAAGCTTCGGCTCACGAAACCGAGCAAATCCGCAGCCCTCCACGTGGATCTGTGCAAAGCGGCATCGCCGTCGGACGCCCTGCAGCACCTTCTGCACTTCGCACGCAAGCCGGTGGAGGCCGACAGCGTGGAGGGAGTGCTGAGGATCCTCCTGGAGCATTACTACAAG GAGAACGACACCTCTGTCAGGCTGAAGATCGCGTCGTTACTCGGCTTACTGTGCCGGACTTCCGGATTTTCCCCCGATTGCATTGTGGACGACGTGATCAATATTCTTCAGAATGAAA AATCCCACCAGGTCCTGGCCCAGCTGCTGGACACTTTGCTAGAGATCGGGTTAAAGCTGCAGGATAACGTCTCTCATCGCGTGCGGCTCGTTGAcgtggcctacaag CATCTTTTGGACACGTCTCATGGCGTCAGAAACAAATGCCTGCAGCTGATCGGATGCCTGGGAATCGTGGATAAAATTGCCCCGAAAGAGGCAGAAACTGCGGCGGCCAGAGACGTCCAGAAGGTTATTGGGGATTACTTCAACGACCAGGACCCCCGCGTCAGGACTGCGGCTATTAAAGCCATG TTGCAGCTGCACGAAAGAGGATTGAAGTTACAACAGGCGACCTATAGCCAG GCCTGTAAACTTTTGTCAGATGACTACGAACAAGTCCGAAGTGCCGCAGTACAGCTCGTCTGGGTCTTAAGCCAGAATTACCCAGAAAG CATCGTTCCCATCCCGTCCTCCAATGAGGAGATCCGCCTGGTCGACGACGCTTTCGGGAAGGTCTGCCATATGGTCAGCGACGGCTCCTGGGTGGTGCGAGTGCAGGCCTGCAAACTTCTG GGCTCTATGCAGCAGGTCAGTCCTCACTTCCTGGAGCAGACGCTGGATAAGAAGCTCATGTCAGACCTGAGG AGAAAGAGAACGGCTCACGAGCGCGCGAAGGAACTGTACAGCTCCGGGGAGTTCTCCAGCGGCAGAAAATGGGGCGATGACGCCCCCAAGGAGGAACTGGACAGCGGCGCGGTGAACCTCATCGAATCGGGCGCGTGCGGGGCGTTCGTTCACGGCTTGGAGGACGAGATGTACG AGGTGAGGATCGCCGCCGTGGAGTCGCTGTGTCTGCTGGCTCGCTCCTCTCGCCCCTTCGCCGAGAAGTGTCTGGACTTCCTGGTGGACATGTTTAACGATGAGATCGAAGAGGTCCGTCTGCAGTCCATCCACACCATGCGCAAGATATCCGATAACATCACTCTGCGGGAAGACCAGCTGGATACCGTGCTGGCCGTGCTGGAG GATTCCTCCCGAGACATCCGCGAAGCTCTGCATGAACTCCTGTGCTGCACCAACGTGTCCACCAAGGAGTGCATCCAGCTGGCCCTGGTGGAGCTTCTGAAGAACCTCTCCAAGTACCCGACGGACCGAGACTCCGTGTGGAA atgtcTGAGGTTCCTGGGCAGCCGGCATCCCACCCTCGTCCTGTCGCTGGTCCCCGAGCTGCTCAGCACCCACCCGTTCTTTGACACCCCCGAGCCCGATATGGATGATCCGGCCT ATATTGCTGTTCTGGTTTTGATTTTTAACGCTGCCAAGACCTGCCCCACCATGCCTGCGCTGTTCTCCGATCACACCTTCCGCCATTACGCGTACCTGCGAGACAGTCTCTCCCACCTCGTCCCGCCTCTCAAC TTGCCGGGTGTGAAATGGTCTTGGATACCGGATTTGGAGAAGGCGACCCCCAGCGAGGACGCGTCCCAGCAGTTCCTGCAGCACAGCCTGGAGCGCGTGCACAGCCTCCAGCACCTGGGCTCCCAGGGGACACAGGAGCTGCTCGAATACACCATCAG AGACCTGCAGAGGATCGGGGAGCTGCAGTACGAGCTGGCCGGAATGGCGGACTTCTCGGCCACGTACCTGCGCTGCCACTTGCTGCTGACCAAG GCTTTGAACGAGAAGCTGTGGAGCTTGGCGGCTCCtctctgtctgaaccagaatcCGCAGACAGCGGCCGCCGTGAAGCAG ATCCTTGAAGAAACCTACAAGATGGAGTTCATGTACAGCGGGCTGGAGAGCCGTCAGGTGGCCATAATCCACCACATGAGGCTGCAGGCCAAGGCGCTCCAGCTGCTAGTCACGGCCCGCACCACCCGAGG cGTGGAGCCGCTGTTCGGGATGTGCGAGCAGTTCCTGCAGGAAGTGGATTTTTTCCAAAG ATCGTTTATCTCTGAGCTCCCTCAGATGCAGGAGAGCTTCGTGGATAAGCTGCTGGATCTGATGCCCAGACTCGTCAACTCAAAGCCGctagaaatggttaaaatccTGCAGGCGACCCTGCGGCAAAGCAGCTTCCTGCGTCTGACTCTACCGGAGCAG ATCCACAAAGCGTCGGCCAACATTATAGAACCGGCTGAGGAGTCCGACAACCCGATCCGCTTCACCTCGGGCCTGGTGGTGGCTGTGGATGTCGATGCCACGCTGGACCACGTACAGGACCCGCAGAGCACCGTGAAAGTCCAG gtaaccTACCCAGACGGACAGGTCCAGATAATCCACCCTAAACCAGCGGACTTCCGGAATCCGGGGCCCGGGCGGCACCGGCTCATAACCCAGGTGTATCTTTCACATACGGCCTGGACAG AGCCCTGCCAGATCGAAGTGAGGCTCCTGCTCGCCTACAGCGCCACCCGCGGTAAAGCATCGAGTGGCTCGGCCAAATCGTGCGGCGACGGCCCGGAGACCATGCCCCCCGCCGACAGCACCACGGAGGGCACCGTCCACCTCAGCAAACCCGTCAGAGTCTACCTGATGCCCAAGTCGGCCAGGAGGTGA
- the LOC128473932 gene encoding transmembrane protein 171-like — protein MERTCFGTPGPRTSSSITFTLFVFGWALLCGGSLLSVYGFATCQSDSCITYKATGPVLAGVGLAYLMMAEFTAQRERRRRELEGDPTDPDSSFLCGKSRQFVQFVILGVLLLACGVLISIPGLVFPACKPVSNTDKPPKVCETPLLQTIVIILIVLCYCLAICLSKNRRDGDSEEDPEACRYQPLPVRGGDEVFTVPSAPPLPFAGGDDWPMSRDPPSYDSVLFERGDRDSGGSVGEDIHTVPWRWGPRVEYINDPIPSEPPPRYEDIYPSQPDPEESSSSSSSSYYSFSQSPESSDYELAPGP, from the coding sequence ATGGAGCGCACTTGCTTCGGCACTCCTGGCCCTCGCACAAGCAGCAGCATAACATTCACGCTGTTTGTGTTTGGCTGGGCGCTCTTATGCGGCGGATCTCTACTTTCTGTCTATGGGTTCGCGACATGCCAGTCCGACAGCTGTATCACCTACAAGGCGACGGGCCCGGTACTTGCCGGGGTAGGGCTGGCATATTTAATGATGGCAGAGTTTACTGCCCAACGAGAGAGgagaaggagggaattagaaggAGACCCGACGGATCCAGATAGCAGCTTCCTCTGCGGGAAAAGCCGGCAGTTTGTGCAGTTCGTAATACTCGGGGTGCTGTTACTGGCTTGCGGGGTACTGATTAGTATCCCAGGACTTGTGTTTCCAGCCTGCAAGCCGGTATCCAACACAGACAAACCCCCTAAAGTCTGTGAAACTCCCTTACTGCAGACAATCGTAATCATACTAATCGTCTTGTGTTACTGCCTGGCTATCTGTCTGAGTAAAAACCGTCGGGACGGCGACTCTGAGGAGGACCCAGAAGCCTGCAGATATCAGCCGCTTCCTGTAAGGGGGGGTGACGAAGTCTTCACGGTCCCGTCAGCCCCACCTCTACCTTTTGCAGGAGGAGATGATTGGCCAATGAGCAGGGACCCTCCTTCCTACGACAGCGTCCTGTTTGAAAGGGGCGACCGTGATTCCGGCGGAAGCGTCGGGGAAGACATACACACCGTTCCATGGCGATGGGGGCCAAGAGTAGAATACATCAACGACCCTATCCCTTCGGAGCCACCTCCAAGATATGAGGACATATACCCTTCTCAGCCGGATCCTGAAGAgagttcatcatcatcatcatcatcgtatTACTCGTTTTCCCAATCACCGGAGTCGAGTGACTATGAGCTCGCACCAGGACCCTAA
- the THRSP gene encoding thyroid hormone-inducible hepatic protein has protein sequence MQAPQVNCVAAALARFCTAARNMEQAVMIPSLLREVGVEESANTPSSEAKDMYELYVKLKNIRMTLEHGVVPAGVQNTDSEEKTANAGNNEGMIYHHLAGLFCILGQLTKESNALTSRYNDLIGTPEGR, from the coding sequence ATGCAAGCGCCCCAAGTCAACTGCGTGGCCGCGGCCTTGGCCCGGTTCTGCACCGCCGCTCGGAACATGGAACAGGCGGTCATGATCCCCAGTCTGCTGCGCGAGGTCGGCGTGGAGGAGTCCGCCAACACACCAAGCTCCGAGGCCAAGGACATGTATGAACTTTACGTGAAGCTGAAGAACATCAGGATGACCCTGGAGCACGGCGTGGTCCCAGCGGGGGTCCAGAACACCGACTCCGAGGAGAAGACGGCAAACGCGGGGAACAACGAAGGGATGATCTATCACCACCTGGCGGGGCTCTTCTGCATCCTCGGCCAGCTGACCAAAGAGTCCAACGCGTTGACCAGCAGGTACAATGACCTCATCGGGACGCCCGAGGGGCGCTGA